The following is a genomic window from bacterium.
TCTACTCCTAACTCCTCACATGCTCTCTCAAATTGACTCAGCGGCTTTCTATTGTTTAACTCCTCTTCTATTGTTGGTTTCCCGTTGGATTTATATGTTGTGTGCTTGTCTAAATATATGCTGTTTGGAATGCCATTTTTATTTATATACTTCTTGAAACTATCCATCGCCGGCATTGTCCCTTCATAATCATAAAATCCAGCTGATACATCATTCGTTGCATCGTCTATGTATCCCATCAAAACTAGCTTAGGCCCTCTTCCTTCTAGCCAATCGTGATGCGATCCATCCATCTGCACCATCTCCCCAAAACACTCCCTTCGCTCCCGCCATTGGCGGTGTGCCCTCGCTTTACGCTGCCATTCCCGTTTTCTATCAGCTATGAGCCATAACCTCAGTGTCTCGTGGTTCACAGTAATATCATCAAGTTCGTGAAGTTTCTCACTGGCAAAGCTTGGTCCAAAATCCCAGTACTTTTTGTCGTAGAGCCCCAGCACTTTAGCTCTCATCTCATCATCAATTCTTCTGTGACCTGGCTTGCCTCTTGACTTGTGTATAATCCCTGTGTCTCCTTCTTGCCTAACTCTTGCTACAATCCTTTTTGTTTGCCTATAGGATAAACCTATCAACCTAGCAGTCTCCTTCTGAGTCATCACTTTCTCTATAGCTCTATTTATTACGCTTACTCTTCTTAATTCCTTCGCAGTCATTGTGATAACGCCCTTTCTCTCCATAATGTCCTCCTCCTTCCTTCTGGAGAACATTGTAACCCCTCAAAGGGGACATTTTTAATTTGCTAGAAAGGGACTTATCATTTTGGTATTACAGCTATTTTTTTATGCTCTTCCACGCACCTTTTTTAAACCATCCAGCCATCACTACTCCTTGAACCACATTTGAGATAGCAATTGCCAGCCATATGCCATTGGTATTCATATTTAAATTTTTTGATAATAAAAATGCCAGTGGTATCTGGAATCCAAAAAGGGAAATACCTGTAATTATAAGCGGCGATAAAGTATCACCTGCACCCATAAATGCTCTCCCAAGAACTATAGAGGATGCCATAAAGATAAATGCAAAAGATAAAAAGCGTAAATATAAGGCACCTATTCTAATAACTTCGGGATGGGTATTAAAAATAGCAATTATTTCCTTAGCAAATATAGTAAATATTATTGTGAATATTATAGCTATAATTCCAAAAAATCCTGTTGACAACCATGCGCTTCTTTCAGCCCTTTTTGGTCTGTCTGCTCCTAAATTCTGCCCAACCAATGTTGTAGCGCATTGAGCAAATGCAAAGCCAGGCATCATTACCAACATCAATACTCTCATCCCAATACCATAAGCAGCTACAGCAAAAGTGCCGAATACAGCTACAATGCGCATTAAGATTAAACCTGATATGTTTCTTGCAGCCATCTGCAAGGCAGCGAAAATACCTGTACGAATCATCTGAAGCATAGTGGATAGTCTCAATTTTGATTCCCTTATTTTTAAATGGATAATAGAGTGTCCATTAAAAATTGCCCATAGTCCCCATATCATACCTGCTGCTCTGGCTGTAACAGTGGCCAGAGCAGAACCTTTAACTCCCAAAGCAGGAAACCCAAACATTCCAAATATTAATAATGGATCTAAAATAATATTCAATCCTGTAGAAAGCAACAAAAATTTCATAGGCAAAAAGGCATCCCCTGCTCCACGAAAGATAGCGCTAATCAAAAATAAAAGAAACATAGTGATTGAACCAAGAGACAATATCTTGATATAAGATTCCCCTAAAGAAATCACCTCTCCGCTTGCGCCAAACAAGATAAGCATAGGTTTCGCCAGAAAATAGCCGGAAATACCAAAAACAATAGAACCGATAATACCCATAAAAAGTGATTGAACAGCAACATCTTCTGCCTCTTTAATATCCTTTGCCCCAATGGCTCTGGCTACCATAGCCGTTGTCCCAATAGAGATACCTATTAAAGCAATCATAATTATTCCAAAGAAGATTCCTCCCATAGCTACTGCAGCGATAGCTTCTGGACCTAATCTGCCAACAAAAATCATGTCCACAATATTAAACGCATTCTGCAATACCACACTAATCATAATAGGAACAGCTAAGTTCCAAATACTCTTAGAAATACTACCTTCGGTTAAATTGTTCTTTTCTATAATTTTTCTTCTTCTTTCAGCCACTTTTCCCATATTAGTCTTATATATTTTGCAAGACATTAGCCATGAAAAACTAGAGATGTAAGTCGTATGTTGAACCGATCATCTCCAGTGCATCGAAGCAATACTGGAGAGTGTTTCTACTTATTTGTCTCTTCTCTTAAGGCATTAAGTTTATTGAGTGCCGCTCCTGAGTCTATAGAGTTTTCAGCTAATGTTATGCCTTCTCTTATATCTTTAGCTTTTCCTGTTGCTACAAAGATATGAGCAGAATTCAGAACAACGATATCTCTCCTTGCCCCTTTTTCACCCTTTAGTATTTTTATAATGATTTTTGCGTTTTCAGCTGCATCGCCGCCTTTAATATCTTCTTTTTTCCCAGTGGATAGACCAAAATCGCGAGGTTCTACAAAATATGTTTTTATCTCTCCATTTTTAAGCTCGCTGATTCTTGTTTTTCCTGTAATGCTTATCTCGTCAAAACCGCCTTCTCCATATGCAACAAAAGCTCTTTTTGACCCCATATTCTTAAGAACATTTGCTAATTTATCTGTTAAATTCGGATCATATACTCCCAAAATCTGAGATGTAGCATTAGCCGGATTAGTGAGCGGACCCAGAATATTGAAAATTGTTCTTATGCCTATTTCTCTTCTGGGACCAATTGCATATTTCATAGCTTTATGAAAGAGTGGTGCAAACAAGAATCCGATGCCTATTCTATTGATACATTCCTCAACCTTTTTTGGATGAATATCTATGTTTATTCCCAACTCTTTCATTACATCCGCACTTCCGCATTTACTGGATACAGATCTGTTGCCGTGTTTTGCAACAACAACTCCGCCTCCTGAAGCTACGATTGCTGTTGCTGTAGAAACATTAAATGTGTCAGCCTTGTCTCCACCTGTGCCGCATGTATCAACTACATCTAACTCATGTTTGATATGAATTCTTTCCGCCTTCTCTCTCATCACCTTTGCGCAGCCAGTAATTTCATCCACAGTCTCACCTTTTATTCTGAGGGCTGTTATAAAAGACGCGATTTGAGAAGCAGTCGCTTTACCGTCCATAATTTCTTCCATCGTTCCTCGCGCTTCGTCTTCTGTAAGATTCCCACCCTCTACAATCTTTTGAATTATTTCTTTAATCACAATAGTCTCCTATTTCAGCTTTAAAAAGTTTTCAAGTATTTTTTTACCTTCTTTAGTGAGGATTGATTCCGGATGGAATTGGACACCTTCAATCGGGTATTTATTGTGCCTGATTCCCATTATTTCATTCTGCTCAGTCCATGCTGAAATTGTGAAACACTCAGGCAGAGATTTTCTCTCTACTTCAAGAGAGTGATATCGCGTAGCTTCAAATGGATTATTGATGCCTTTAAATATTGTGTTGCTGTCATGATAAATCATAGAAGTTTTTCCATGCATAAGTCTTTTAGCTCTGACTATTTTCGCTTCAAAGACTTCCCCAATGCACTGGTGCCCCAAACATACACCGAGTATTGGAATTTTCTCGTAAAATGATTTTATAACATCTTTAGAAATGCCTGCTTCTTTTGGTGTGCATGGACCTGGAGAGATGACGATTTTTTTCAGGTTTTTTTTGTTCTTTATTTGATCTAATGTTATTTTGTCATTTCTGTAAATCTCCATTTCAGCACCAAGCTCGCCGAAATACTGAACTAGATTAAACGTAAAGGAGTCGTAATTATCTATTATAAGAATCAAATTAAACCCTCCTCAGCAAGCTTTATTGCTTTTATAAGCACTTTCGCCTTATTTAATGTTTCATTATATTCTTTCTCTGGTACTGAATCTGCAACAATACCTGCTCCAGCCTGAAGATAAGCTGTATTGTTTTTAATAATTGCTGTTCTTATTGTTATGCATGTGTCTAGATTTCCTGAAAAACTCAAATACCCAACTGCTCCTGCATAAGGACCACGTCTGGTAGGCTCAAGCTCCTCAATAAGTTCCATAGCTCTTATCTTTGGAGCGCCGGAGACTGTCCCTGCAGGGAAGCAAGCCTTGAGAACATCTATGCTGTCTAAATCAGGTTTAATTTTCCCTTGAACATCTGAGACTATATGCATGACATGAGAGTACTTTTCTATACTCATCAGTTCTCCAACTTTGACTGTGCCGTATTTGCAAACGCGGCCAATATCGTTTCGTGAAAGGTCAACAAGCATTATGTGCTCTGCGAGTTCTTTTGGATCAGATAGCAATTCCTTTACAAGTTCATTATCTTCAATCTCTGTTTTCCCTCTGGGTCTTGTACCAGCTATTGGACGTTCTTTTACAGTTTTATTTTCTACCTTAACCAAAGTCTCAGGAGATGATCCTGCTATTTCAAAACTGTCAAGCTTTAGATAATACATGTATGGAGACGGATTTATTAGTCGAAGAGCTCGATATATATCAAATGAGTCCACATTTATTCTAGTTTCCAGCCGTTGTGAAAGCACGGTCTGAATGATATCGCCTGCTTTAATATATTCCTTGGCTTTCTTTACAATTTTTGTGAATTGATTCTTTGTAAGATTAGACTTTAGCTTATATTTTATCTTTTGTTTTTTATTTCTGTATTTCTGCATAGGTGTATTTAATTTATCTATTAGCTTATCAATCTTTCGTATAGCTTGATCGTATGCCTTAGCCGGATCAAGCTTATCATTTAAGTGTACATTTGAGACTATCTTCATCTTATGCAGAAGATGATCGAAAATTATTATAGTGTCCGTGAACATTAGCACACAATCCGGAAGATTGAGATCATCGGCTGTATGCATTGGTAGTTTCTCTATGAATTTAATAACATCATAGCTAAAATACCCCACTGCTCCGCCGCAAAATGGAGGGAGGGAATCATCGGTTACAAATCGGTATTTATCCATCATGTGCCTGAGAAATGGTAATGGGCCGCCTGAAAGAGAAACTTGTTTTTCTTTATGCTTAGTCAGTAGGCTTCCCTTATTATTTTTGAATTGAAAGACTGTTTCGGGATCGGTGCCAATAAATGAATATCTGCCAAATTGTTCTCCTCTTTCAACACTTTCAAGAATAAATGAAAATTTATCTCCATGCGCAACTTGTTTATATGCTGATACAGGAGTTTGTGTATCAGCTATGATCTCTTTGTAAACAGGAATGAGATTCCCGCGTTTTGTTTTTTTAATAAACTCTTTTTTTGTTGGATGATACATAAGTTTTGCCGCAGGCGAAATCAGGGGGATGTTCTCCCAGCTTGGTCTTTGAGTACGAATAATTTTCTTAAAGGCTTGATCATTCTTGTAAGTCCTGAAAGTACGTAAGCAAATGTTATTGCAAACATAAAAAAATCCGAACGCACAACTATTAAAGCAAGAATTAAGAGTATAGCAACCAGATAGTGAAATGGTCTTTTTCTCTCAATTTCCTTTAGACTGGGATATCTAACTTTGCTTACCATCAGGTATGCAATAACAACCATGAATATTGGAAAGAATCTGAGTACAGGGAATTGAATAATGTAGTCATGAAAGGCTACTGTAGAGGTTGTGATTATTGCAGCAGCAGCAGGAATAGGAAGTCCTACAAAAAATTTATCCTTTGTTTTTACTATTTGAACATTAAATCTGGCTAGTCTCAATGCCCCACAAACTACGTACAATGTAATAAGGGATAACGCTAGACGCGTAGGAATTCCATGAAAAGATTTATACACAAGCACTGCCGGAGCAACAGCAAAAGATATGAGATCAGCAAGGGAGTCATATTGCAATCCGAACGTGCTGCTTGTTTTTGTTAGACGCGAAACCTCGCCATCAAGCGCGTCAAATATAATGGCAACAATAATTAACCATCCTGCGATAATAAAATTTTCTTGTATGGAAAAAATTATTGACAAAAATCCGCACACTAGATTGGCGGTTGTTAGAAGATTTGGCAGTAACTGAATTTTTCTCATATAATTTTCCCCATAATAGTTATTCCCGCCTTAACTATATCGCCAATTTTTGCGTTTATCTTTACGTTCACAGGAAGAAACAGATCTGTTCTTGAACCAAATTTTATCATTCCTATGCATTCACCAATTTTTATTTTATCACCTTTTTTGCATTTACATACAACGCGACGCGCAATTTTCCCTGCTATTTGCCTTAAGGCAATCTTATTCCCTTTATGCGAAAGCACCATAAAATTATTCTCATTTACTTCTGATGCCTTTGGATTTCTAGCGTCAAGGAACCTTCCTCTTGAATATTTAAGATACACTATCTCTCCATCAACTGGCGCGCGATTGATATGCACGTCAAAAATCGAGAGAAAGATAGAGATTCTATTAACTGGTTCATCGGATATTTTGCTGTCCTGAATCTGTTCGATCGCCACTACTTTGCCATCAGCTGGCGCAAGGACTATATTTTCTCCTTTTGTAATCTCTCTTTCAGGATCTCTAAAGAAAAAAACACAAAAACTAAGTAAGATGAGAAAAATAACACTGACGTATATATGCAGAAAAGCGCTGAGGATTGTAAGTAATACAAAAAAACCTATTATTGGCAAACCATCTTTTGCTATTTTAAATTTCATTTTCCAATACGTTTCTTTTTGTCATTTAAGTTAGTATAGTTAAAACTAATTTACTTGTAAATGACATTTTCAAATGCGCTCAGCCGTGAATGAGAATAGATAGCCACATTTACTCCTGAAAAGAGCTATTTTAATCTTGAGACAACCCAAGTATAAAATCTCTCTGTAAGTTTTAATATTTCCAGAGCTTCTTTCTTGGTAAAATCTCTATTTTCGTATTCAATTATATTCTTTTTAGCTAAAATCTTTCTTAAAGTCTCACATTTAGATTTAACTTCCGGCAGGTTCACAGAATTGGATAATAAATCAATTACTGAACGATGGTCAGCACTCATTGAGCGAATGCCTGCATAAAACACAAGCATTGCATCAGCAGAGGATATTGCGCAATGCACAGCATTTAAACCAACTGCGTTTGCCATTCCTCTCTTTTCAGACTGAAGCATTGTGTCATAGAATTCACTGGCCTTTTTAAGATAGGTTTTATATTCGCTTCTTTGTATTCCTTTTGTGTTTATCTTCTTGGCTGACATTTACAATAATTCCTCTAATGATCTGCCAAAGAGTAAATTATGAGACTTTAATATATTCTTTATCAAAGAAACTTTCTTTTTATATTTTGACTTAAATTCTTCAACAGTCTGTAGGTAGGCAGAGACCGTGTTGCCAAATTTGTTCATAACCTTCTCATTTACCTTTTCAAAGTCTTTTTCAACCTCTTTTTTGTTTTCTGGATTCTTTACCACTATTAAAAGATCTATGTCACTGGTAGGTCGCTCTTTTTTTCTCTTTACACTGCCAAAAACGGCTA
Proteins encoded in this region:
- a CDS encoding ISNCY family transposase, which translates into the protein MERKGVITMTAKELRRVSVINRAIEKVMTQKETARLIGLSYRQTKRIVARVRQEGDTGIIHKSRGKPGHRRIDDEMRAKVLGLYDKKYWDFGPSFASEKLHELDDITVNHETLRLWLIADRKREWQRKARAHRQWRERRECFGEMVQMDGSHHDWLEGRGPKLVLMGYIDDATNDVSAGFYDYEGTMPAMDSFKKYINKNGIPNSIYLDKHTTYKSNGKPTIEEELNNRKPLSQFERACEELGVDVIHADSPQAKGRIERLFKTFQDRLIKEMRLRGIKTKEEANKFLDEYLPIYNKRFGFQPAKKADMHRAVPESANLDDILCRKTVRVLRKDFTVSHDKKLYQVENRIRAKKVVVCERTDGRISITYKGEALNYREITSRPKRANDEEKPYEFKLRKVYIPPKDHPWRKYKTRSYPHYAHN
- a CDS encoding MATE family efflux transporter translates to MSCKIYKTNMGKVAERRRKIIEKNNLTEGSISKSIWNLAVPIMISVVLQNAFNIVDMIFVGRLGPEAIAAVAMGGIFFGIIMIALIGISIGTTAMVARAIGAKDIKEAEDVAVQSLFMGIIGSIVFGISGYFLAKPMLILFGASGEVISLGESYIKILSLGSITMFLLFLISAIFRGAGDAFLPMKFLLLSTGLNIILDPLLIFGMFGFPALGVKGSALATVTARAAGMIWGLWAIFNGHSIIHLKIRESKLRLSTMLQMIRTGIFAALQMAARNISGLILMRIVAVFGTFAVAAYGIGMRVLMLVMMPGFAFAQCATTLVGQNLGADRPKRAERSAWLSTGFFGIIAIIFTIIFTIFAKEIIAIFNTHPEVIRIGALYLRFLSFAFIFMASSIVLGRAFMGAGDTLSPLIITGISLFGFQIPLAFLLSKNLNMNTNGIWLAIAISNVVQGVVMAGWFKKGAWKSIKK
- the trpD gene encoding anthranilate phosphoribosyltransferase — its product is MIKEIIQKIVEGGNLTEDEARGTMEEIMDGKATASQIASFITALRIKGETVDEITGCAKVMREKAERIHIKHELDVVDTCGTGGDKADTFNVSTATAIVASGGGVVVAKHGNRSVSSKCGSADVMKELGINIDIHPKKVEECINRIGIGFLFAPLFHKAMKYAIGPRREIGIRTIFNILGPLTNPANATSQILGVYDPNLTDKLANVLKNMGSKRAFVAYGEGGFDEISITGKTRISELKNGEIKTYFVEPRDFGLSTGKKEDIKGGDAAENAKIIIKILKGEKGARRDIVVLNSAHIFVATGKAKDIREGITLAENSIDSGAALNKLNALREETNK
- a CDS encoding aminodeoxychorismate/anthranilate synthase component II, coding for MILIIDNYDSFTFNLVQYFGELGAEMEIYRNDKITLDQIKNKKNLKKIVISPGPCTPKEAGISKDVIKSFYEKIPILGVCLGHQCIGEVFEAKIVRAKRLMHGKTSMIYHDSNTIFKGINNPFEATRYHSLEVERKSLPECFTISAWTEQNEIMGIRHNKYPIEGVQFHPESILTKEGKKILENFLKLK
- the trpE gene encoding anthranilate synthase component I gives rise to the protein MYHPTKKEFIKKTKRGNLIPVYKEIIADTQTPVSAYKQVAHGDKFSFILESVERGEQFGRYSFIGTDPETVFQFKNNKGSLLTKHKEKQVSLSGGPLPFLRHMMDKYRFVTDDSLPPFCGGAVGYFSYDVIKFIEKLPMHTADDLNLPDCVLMFTDTIIIFDHLLHKMKIVSNVHLNDKLDPAKAYDQAIRKIDKLIDKLNTPMQKYRNKKQKIKYKLKSNLTKNQFTKIVKKAKEYIKAGDIIQTVLSQRLETRINVDSFDIYRALRLINPSPYMYYLKLDSFEIAGSSPETLVKVENKTVKERPIAGTRPRGKTEIEDNELVKELLSDPKELAEHIMLVDLSRNDIGRVCKYGTVKVGELMSIEKYSHVMHIVSDVQGKIKPDLDSIDVLKACFPAGTVSGAPKIRAMELIEELEPTRRGPYAGAVGYLSFSGNLDTCITIRTAIIKNNTAYLQAGAGIVADSVPEKEYNETLNKAKVLIKAIKLAEEGLI
- the pssA gene encoding CDP-diacylglycerol--serine O-phosphatidyltransferase, which translates into the protein MRKIQLLPNLLTTANLVCGFLSIIFSIQENFIIAGWLIIVAIIFDALDGEVSRLTKTSSTFGLQYDSLADLISFAVAPAVLVYKSFHGIPTRLALSLITLYVVCGALRLARFNVQIVKTKDKFFVGLPIPAAAAIITTSTVAFHDYIIQFPVLRFFPIFMVVIAYLMVSKVRYPSLKEIERKRPFHYLVAILLILALIVVRSDFFMFAITFAYVLSGLTRMIKPLRKLFVLKDQAGRTSP
- a CDS encoding phosphatidylserine decarboxylase family protein; translated protein: MKFKIAKDGLPIIGFFVLLTILSAFLHIYVSVIFLILLSFCVFFFRDPEREITKGENIVLAPADGKVVAIEQIQDSKISDEPVNRISIFLSIFDVHINRAPVDGEIVYLKYSRGRFLDARNPKASEVNENNFMVLSHKGNKIALRQIAGKIARRVVCKCKKGDKIKIGECIGMIKFGSRTDLFLPVNVKINAKIGDIVKAGITIMGKII
- a CDS encoding HEPN domain-containing protein; amino-acid sequence: MSAKKINTKGIQRSEYKTYLKKASEFYDTMLQSEKRGMANAVGLNAVHCAISSADAMLVFYAGIRSMSADHRSVIDLLSNSVNLPEVKSKCETLRKILAKKNIIEYENRDFTKKEALEILKLTERFYTWVVSRLK